Within the Cryptosporangium minutisporangium genome, the region AGGAGCAGGCGACCGCCGCGATCAGCGCCGGCCGAGCCCCACAGAACCCCGCCGCGGATCAGGCGCTAAGCCTGCGGGTGCTCGACGCGCTCTTCGGGCTGGGCGGGTTGCAGCCGCTGCTGGCCGACCCACGAGTGGAGAACATCAACGTCAACGGCTGCGATGTCGTGCACGTGCGATACGCCGACGGAACCCGCGCCCGGGTGGCGCCGGTCGCCGGCAGCGACGCCGAACTCGTCGACCTCATCCGGGCGATCGCCGCCCGATCCGGGGTGGAGGAACGCCGCTTCGATCGCGGCGCGCCGACGCTCTCTGTCCAGCTACCGGACGGGTCACGGTTGTTCGCTGTCATGGGCGTCACCGCCCGCCCATCGCTGGCGATCCGCCGTCACCGCCACCCAACCACGACGCTGCGCGAGCTCGTGCGCCTGGGCACCATCGACCGCGGGCTGGAAGCCTTCCTCCTGGCAGCGGTCAGGGCACGACGCAACATCATCGTCTCCGGCGGGATGGCCGCCGGAAAGACCACCGTGCTCCGCGCGCTGGCCAGCGCCATCGACCCGCCCGAACGGCTGGTCACCGTCGAAGACGCGCTCGAACTCGGTCTGGACGCCGACGCCCGCGCTCATCCGGACGTCGTGGCGATGCAGGCCCGCGACGCGAACATCGAAGGCGAAGGCGCCATCAGCACCGCCGATCTGGTCCGAGCGGCGCTGCGTATGTCGGCCGACCGGGTCATCGTCGGGGAGGTCCGCGGCTCGGAGGTGATCCCGATGCTGTTGGCCATGTCCCAGGGCAACGACGGATCGATGGCCACTGTGCACGCCTCCAGCTCACAGCAGGTCTTCTTGAAGCTCGCCGCGTATGCGGTGCAGTCCGCCGAACGGCTGCCGCTGGAGGCCACCGGACTGCTGGTCGCCTCCGCCGTCCACCTCGTCGTCCACCTGGAGACCACCACAGACGGGCGGCGGGTGATCGCCAGCGTCCGGGAGGTGACCGGCGCCGACGGCGCCCAAGTGGTGTCCAACGAGCTCTACCGGCCGGGCGGCGACAAACGCGCCCGCCCGCACGTCCCGCCCAGCGAAGAGCTACTCACCACCCTGACCGCGACCGGCTTCGACCCGAAATGGCTACACAACCCCGACGGCTGGTGGCCCTCATGAACCTGACCGTGGACGCCTCGACCGCGCTGGCTGGTCTGCTCGGCGCCGGGTTCGGTCTCGGTCTGGTGCTTATCGTCCTCGGCCTGACCAGCACCGCCACCGCCGAGCCGTCTACCCGGGCGTCCCGCAGACCGCAGACCAGCACCGGCCGCGGGTCGGTGATGCGTACCCACGGGCGGCGCATCGCCCTCGCAGTCGTTGGTGGGTTCGCCGCGGTGCTGATCACCCGCTGGCCGGTCGCCGGTCTGCTCGCCGCCGCCGCGATCTGGTTCACGCCCGCAGTGCTCGGACCCGACCGGGCCACCACCCGGTCGGTCGCCCGCGCCGAGGCCATCGCCACCTGGGCCGAAATGCTCCG harbors:
- a CDS encoding CpaF family protein, which gives rise to MRQQVAERLTARSRAADQAGEAPWTPQRRRAEAEALLAQLLQEQATAAISAGRAPQNPAADQALSLRVLDALFGLGGLQPLLADPRVENINVNGCDVVHVRYADGTRARVAPVAGSDAELVDLIRAIAARSGVEERRFDRGAPTLSVQLPDGSRLFAVMGVTARPSLAIRRHRHPTTTLRELVRLGTIDRGLEAFLLAAVRARRNIIVSGGMAAGKTTVLRALASAIDPPERLVTVEDALELGLDADARAHPDVVAMQARDANIEGEGAISTADLVRAALRMSADRVIVGEVRGSEVIPMLLAMSQGNDGSMATVHASSSQQVFLKLAAYAVQSAERLPLEATGLLVASAVHLVVHLETTTDGRRVIASVREVTGADGAQVVSNELYRPGGDKRARPHVPPSEELLTTLTATGFDPKWLHNPDGWWPS